GGCTTCCTGGGggccggctggagatgcccttgccCCCCATCTCCGCCAACagtgcgccgccgccgcgcgccgcgaccaccggcccccacccctCCGCCGCGTGCCGCCACTGCCGGCCAACGCCGCCGCGCCCACCCCTACCCGACGTGCCTCCATCCCTGCGGTTTTCCACCGCCGGCGACAATCAAAGCCGGCTCCGCACCTTCCCCAACTCATCTTTCCCCTGCTCCTCTGTCGCTGCCGCTCTCCATCGGCCGACCAACTCCCCCGAGTcagcgccgcctcctccatctGGTTCCTGCTCGATCTCCTCCAGGCACAGATCATCCACAATCTCTCGCGACGGGAGAGGAGCCTCCGCGTGCTTCTTGTCGGGCGACAGCGCAGCCGTGCACCCTTGACGCCGCTCTTCCACGTGAGGAGATACTGCCTGCGGCTCGGCCACCCCAACCCTAGGGCCGACGCCGTGGTCATCGTCAAGATCCCCTTCCCCTCTGTCAGCCATCTTCTCCTCCCCAGCCGACGTCATCGCCTTCGAGGACGAGGACGACGGTGGTGGCTGCGCGCTTCCCGTCGGCGGATTCCACCACTACCTCCAGGTTGGGACTGGTGCGCGGGCGTCGACATCTGTGTGCCCGAGATCATCAGAGTTGCATCAGGCTGGCGCACATCCTCCGCTACACCCTGACGCTGGATGCGTCGACCTCATCCCATTGCCGCAGGAGATAGAGGGCCCCCTGGACTGGGATACCGGCGAGATGGAGGGCAACTTCAGCGCTGACCAGAGAGCCAAGGTGGTGGTCGTGCTCTACATGGTGCCCGGCGACCTTAACGGCCAGTTCCACGCCGAGAAGATGGGCTACCACGAGATGGTCCTGCTCCGCCCCCAGGGCGCCGCTGAGGTGGTCGTGCTGGCTGCCGAATTCGATAATACTCGTATTTCATCCCCTGTGTCAGCTCATTGGCGGAGTTCTTCTCTACAGGTAATTGCAAAAGCTCGAGTCTTTGTGTCTTTTACTGTTCTGCCGTACAAATATAATTACAGTTGCATCATTAATTGGATCAGCACTTGCATGTTAAGTCAGTTTCATTTTGAGACATCGGATGTTTTATCTTGTGAAACCATATCCGGGTTTGTACAAACAAGATATTGGATCGGAATGCACATTGACTAGATATGTGTTGAATACCAGAGACAATACAAAATCGAGTCCATTACATCTCATATTGTTGTCTGGTTTATTTTGGATAAATTGACATCATCCTGGTATTTATATTCAAAGAAGGATAAATTAACCTTATCCAGGTACACATGAGTACTTATATTCATCTCAGATTGTTCACATTTAACTTCAGGTAGCAGAAAATCATGCAACACACACGTTCAATTAGCCACCTACTTATGCTTGCATATCTTTCCGCGGAGTACTGCACATCCTGATCTGCGTCTACTTGATGAGCTGATGCCACAGGTCATGTCGATTTGGTTACCATTGAGTAGTTGGAGAGCTACCTTAAGACACACGATGTACCAATGGTAGTCATATATATCTCATAACAGGGCTTTCCTTGATCAGTGTTGTATAAAGATATGGCCACTGAATTTGGCGTGCCTGCCTCTTTGTTTTTGTGAATAATGTGAGAACTTCTAGCCTTCTAGAACAAGCATAGTAGCTTAGTTTAACTTTGTCTAATAAATATCCTATATGGTCAATCTAGGATGATATTGGCAGCTCTCCATTGTACTCTGCCCGTACTACTTTTGCCTTTTTCTTCTTCTGACTCTATTGCTCTGCTCCATACCACAACTATTAAATTGGACTTTTCGAACATTTGACAATCATTAGGGAATTCAGTCCTGGTACATTTCCTAGAACAGTGACCTTTATTTCTTAGTGGATTTTAAATTTCAATCACCCCTATGGCTTtttaagaaagaaagaaaatattaGGTTATCATGAATTTTGCCTCTCCCATCTCATTGTGATTGTGAGCATGCTCTTCACCTCTGCCATATCATTACCAGTATGCTCTTAATGCACTTCAGCAAGTTCAAATTTCAGTGCGTACTAGAAATCTCTACTCACTTCTGAGCAATTCATTTTGTCAGAAGATGATAGTACACGACAGAACACGCCTGCTTCTAGCAAACTGCTGTATTGCTTCCCTTGGAGGTTAGCTAGCCATAGATACTCGTCGGATGGAAAACTAATACGTACAAACCTAGCCGACCATCGTGGACACCGGTTAATCCTATTTGGTGATTGTAGGAAAGTGACGATCTTTCAAGCCAACAACCAGGggcatgagttcacatcttcaggtaTGTGTATGCACATGATCGTCTAAAGTAGATGTTTATACATCTCCTGGCCAGTTTGATATTTGGTCTCTCATACTAGGAGTCGTTAATAAGCTTCAACTAATGAGATGGAACGATATTGCTTTTTTAAGCACTTAACCACAGGAAGAAACTGTTTTGTGACTATCGGCATCAAATAGAAACGAATGAAGTATCGATACTGGGAAAATGGATAATCAGGTGTCTCTAACATGTGCTAGCATATATTGTTTGCATCTCAAGATGACCCGGtacacaaattttctttctctgcaGTACGATGATCTTAATAGATCAGTAACATGTATGAGAAACAATATGTTTGTTATTTTGATTATCATGATGATCATCACTTTGTCAGGTACCAATGTATCTTTTGGACGTTGTATGTTTGTTATTTTGTCAGTATTATATATATTCAACCTTACCACAAGTTAAGCTCCTCCTTAGCAACGGCCCATCTCGATGGTGGCCTTCCATAAAAGCACTAAACCTTACCACAAAGCCGGCTCTGTATCACATTATTTTTTGgatttctcccgttgcaatgcacgggcaattttcctagttaaaaagaaaaaggaaaatcctATCAAACGAGCATTCGCTACGAAGAACTAAAGAACGAACTCGTTCACTCCAGAAGCTAACATAGCGAACGTTTACTAATTAACTAGGTTAAAAGAAAAACCGGGTTTAAATTAAAAACCGAAACCCTAAAGAAAGAACCGGCGAACCGGGGACGGTTTATTACCTATCCGGATGAACCGGTGGTtcgacagcggcggcggcagctTGGATCGGGGCGATGGCTCCGGCGACGAgatgcggcagcggcggcgacaACTCGACGGCGACGGCAGCAACAGCTagcggcgcgggcggtggctacgcggggcggcggaggcggcgacgagGCGCGAGGGCAGTGCGGCGGCGAGGAGCAGCGAGCAGCGCGGCGAGGGCGGCAATCGACAGTGGCGGCGGTGGATGCGGCAGTGTGAGGCGAGGGGCGCGGCGCTcgagggagagagaagggaagaAGAGGGCGGCGGGGCCAGCGCATTTATACAGGGGTCGGGGCGGATCCTGTCTTGGGGAAGGGGGAGGCCGGCGCTGTGGGTGCGGCGGACTCCGGCGGGAGTCCCGCACGGGCACGCGAAGAAGGAGGCGACGTGGTGAGTGAGCCGGCTGGCTGGGCTTTGGCCCAGTTGGCCCGGTCCGGAGAaaagttttttttaaaaataattttgcAGACAGAAGGAATAaaataaaggcaaataaaatagaatataacataggcatataatatatctaaattttcagaaaaagttttcctacaagatgaacatttttctagagtcaaataaaatccacacaaattgagataaagcaaagagtgctactggtctattaaaatccaataaaaatcattttaaaaataccaaaattaattcaaatttatttatctccaattttctgatgtagggaatcatgttaccctattttccatatatttttattttggagaaaaataatttgaataaaactcaaataactccaaattggaaataaattcaaaggggatttgaatttaattctttgaaactcccaactcatatttcatatgttttgaagaagtcattttatcttcgctcttgaaaatcattgagttgcataaagtttctggattggaaatatttttgaaataaaattcaaatgttttcaaaaacccttgtcatttaaataaatggaagaagtcatgtcatcttctctcgagggttttgtatttgaaaagaatttgaattcacggagatcaaaatgcaaaatgaaagtttgggaaagtccttttattccctctcatttaactttcaaaaagtttcgaatttcacgcaatcaatcacacaacaatcaaatagtcaatcaatctatctatttcttATAaccttccaaaatttagaattttgggatgttacaaattgctccatgctattactaTTAaacatgcacgtgcaatgcacatttTATTAAATCCAAATTTTAAATACGCAGATCACATCTCGACTAATAAAATTAGTGTTCATGCATGTGAGTTGTTACACCATATCCAGTAAAAATAACAATACATCATATATGTTCGTAAGTGACACTCAGTTCATTGTTACTCATACCCACAACTTATCAAAGAGACCATCTAAATCTAATGCGAATTCCGGGGGCTGTGTACCTCTCAAACACTGCATCCAAgtcacctactccctccgttcaaaattATTTGTttcggatatggatgtatctagaactaaaatacatctagatacatccatttctacgacaagtaattccgaacggagggagtagatcttcCCGTGTCATTCCCCTCCCATCATATCTCGTCTGGTCGCCCCGACCTTTCTCTTCTTTTCTAGCAATGCACCCTGCTCCAACACCGCCAAGTGAAAATCCACCTCACACAGTCGACAAATACATAATATGAAGAATACTATAAATCTAGTACTACATTAAGGTTGTGAGGTCAATTCAACAtttggaaaataaataaatatggaAAACTGTACTTAATTAGGTCTCTGTTGTTGGAGTTGCAAGATCTATTTCCATCACCGGTGACATGGAATTGTTGGAGTTTAAATAAAATTACTCACCACAAAATACTGTTTGAACAACAATTATTTTGATTACTAATAGTTACACAAAATATAGTTTTTGTGCAACATTGCAAAATAAATGGATGTTTAGGAATACCTGCAAATGAGATTATAAGTTGGCTAGAAAACATCAGCCATACATCAGTTCAAGTGGCCAAGCAAGAAGTAAATACAAGAGGAGAAGCATATATCGGTCCAATACCTTCTACACAAGAAAGAACTTAACTTTACAAATCTCCTCGTTCAGGCATACATATGCTTCCCCCGAAAAAATAAAGGCATACATGGGTTAAATCAGGGTGCCTAAATGAAGTAAATCTTCAATTGTTAGTCTTCAATCATCTCCGGTAATGTTTTTTGCATTTTGAAAATATATAAATGTTCAAGAAATCAAATTAATTGTTTAAGGAGAAAGTAGCTTGTCACAAAAAGTAACACAAACTACACAAAGCTATCTAAAAAATGGATTCCCAACTTTTCATAATATTGTTTCAATCCCATTCCTATTTAATGCAATGTTAGCGGTTTGCACATTAGGTTGGGTTTCTTCCAACATGCTATCTATGACCATGAGGTGATTTATT
The sequence above is a segment of the Triticum dicoccoides isolate Atlit2015 ecotype Zavitan chromosome 1A, WEW_v2.0, whole genome shotgun sequence genome. Coding sequences within it:
- the LOC119352176 gene encoding uncharacterized protein LOC119352176 encodes the protein MPLPPISANSAPPPRAATTGPHPSAACRHCRPTPPRPPLPDVPPSLRFSTAGDNQSRLRTFPNSSFPCSSVAAALHRPTNSPESAPPPPSGDTACGSATPTLGPTPWSSSRSPSPLSAIFSSPADVIAFEDEDDGGGCALPVGGFHHYLQVGTGARASTSVCPRSSELHQAGAHPPLHPDAGCVDLIPLPQEIEGPLDWDTGEMEGNFSADQRAKVVVVLYMVPGDLNGQFHAEKMGYHEMVLLRPQGAAEVVVLAAEFDNTRISSPVSAHWRSSSLQKMIVHDRTRLLLANCCIASLGGK